The DNA window GAGGAGATTACTGTATGCTGGTTCCCGTAGCATGGCAAGTTGGGGGTGTATGCGATTTATTTTAAGGTCTCTAAGTCTTGGAAAGCTGGCTAGAATGCATGATCTCCATCTCGTTGTCATATTTTGTTGATTATACAGAACCTCCcttgaaggtaaaaaaaaaaaaaccaacaacccaagACCAAACAACACCTCTTCAGGTTTTGAATTCTGGTGAGAACTGTAGAGATTCGGGAGGGTACACTTGTGTTCCTTCGTTGTTAACACTGGTGCAATAGTCATTCCTACTTCGGCTGTAACGCTGATGCCTGCGTAACTGCCATTAAGCAGGAACGTGCGTTAAGTGGCCTGTAGGCGCTGCTGAACACCCTGGCCTGGAAGCACTCAAGCAGCTTTTCTGTCAATAAGGTTTAAGAGCATTAAGCTATGTTTGTTTTAGCAGGCTTGTATCAACGTGCAGAAATTGCAATTTGAAGTCTTAAATTAGCGGTACGTCTTCATGCTAAATTCTTCAGTGGGACAACATGGTAGCCCAGAAATTTGGGTGCCAACAGCCATTGACAGGTACCTTTGTGTGTAGGTGTTGTTACTGCGAAGGCCTCAAGTGTGACTTGTGAAAATCGATGGTGTGATGTGTTTGGAACACTGTCCGCTTGCAGGATAGCAGAGGTGGGAAATCCATCTGTCTGCAGTAGTGATTCAGCGGAGACATGCGTTGCTGCTCACGTCATGCACACCCCAGTATACGGCCCTGTCTTGGTGCGGGAtgcctgtgttctgctttgAGTGGTATCAAATGCGACATGTGCAAGGGATGTCCGAAAGGTACTTTGTAAATATGGGCTCTACTTCAGTGATTATTGCCTGTCGTCTCAGCGCTGTGTTGTTCGGGATTGCCTTCCCAGAAAAGGCTTTAGCAATCCCAGTTTTTCTGACTGAATTACTAACATGGAAGTGTTTTCAAGTCTgttgaaacattttcctttactATTACATGTAGTTGCAGAGGGAGTGTTACATCTTCACGAAAACATGTGAAACATGCCTGTTTCAAATGTGTACAGTACAGCCTCCGGTATGTTGATGACTTGATTTCACAAAACTTTCCCTTCCAAAACATTTTGACTTTATTGTTTTACATTCCTAGATTTGAGTTAAACAAAcaacttctgctttcatttggCATTGTGTCTGCCTACGACAAAGGGAGAAAACGCAACAgaagttttacatgtttttgtcttttgttcGCTGTTTAATGATATTTCAGCTGAGTGATCTGTGCAGCGAAGCCAGTGATTCGGTAGCTGCTGTTAGGTCACAGGAAACTCTGTGCCTGTGGCAATCTGTCACTTGGCACTACTGTTTCCAGGGTGAGCCAGAGTCTAAATTTGTTAAGTGTTGTACTTGTAAGCTCTTGTCAAAGTATCTTCCCTCAGTAAAATCAGATATTTGCTAGGCTGCAGTAATTGAACTGTTTCTGAGGATTTCTAATCTAAGTGGACTATTTAAGTTATCTTGGTATTTGACTTTGCAAAACGGCTTGTCCTGCTAATTCTTTGTTAAATGTTTGACTTCCTGACATCTTTATTTTCAGAGGCTGCAATTTGGGTTTGATCTCTGCCCAAGGCCACTGTTTAAATGAAGGGCCTTAAATTATTGAAATTGCAGGAGGAAAGCATTTTATATTCTCTTTAGGCATGTGTTCAGTTGAACTTCTATCAGATTTTAAGTGGAGTCATCTTGACACAAATGAAGCAACCCTCTCAATCGTGTGCAGTTCACTACTGGCAGGAATAGCCATGGTACATTTGGGAGGGCTTGGGGGGATCGGGTTGTTTTTTAGGTGCTAGAATTAACAATAGTCTCCATCATACTGGATATCTTAATGTGTGTTCCCTCTTCAGCTTCTCTGATCTTTggcaaaggtttttttttttcccttcggAAGGGCTTGCCTGAGTTTGTTACCTCATTCCCATGAACTCGATTTCCTGAACTAGCAGTCTTTGATGTGGGGTAACTATTCTAAAatccagctgcctgcctggctACAGCTGAGCTTGATAATCTTGGTGTAGGACACAGATGGTGGTAGATGTCTGGTCTCATGGACATTTGCCTGTAAGAGTGGGTTTACTCGGTGTTCGAAACGTTTTCATCATGGATTCTTTCGTGGGGGATGGATAGCTGGCCCGCGCCTACGTGGAACTCCTAGCAAACTCAGTCACCTAATAAGCTTTTTGAAGGCTCAAAGTAGTCCTGCATCAAATCTGATTAGAAACTAAAACTTCATCTTTAAAGATAAACAGATCCAGAATTTAAGATACTCAGGTTTAAACCctttttctgtcattcttcCATATCGTAGCAGATGCCCAAACTTGCAGGCTCTTTGCTGCTTGGGCTTTGGTGTTTTCACCCGAAATTGCTCCCAGAACAGGTGAGCTCTCTAGCGCCAAGTTTAACAGTGATGTATTCCTGTGAGAAGCTTCTGCTTTGCACAAATTGGTGTCGCCACGCCAAAGGAGGAGCTCCTAAAAGACGGTATTTAATTCTGGCTGGTCTGTGAACAGGTGAGTGCAGCATTGGCAGATGCCCTTGTCAAGAAGCATATATTAACTCAGTGTTCATGTAATTGAGAATTAGTTGTATATGTGGGGATGGAGAGGGAAGTAGCTGTAATTGTTCCTGTGTTGGGCATTATTTGGTGCTTTGAATCAATTCAAGGCAGCTGTCTCAGGGCCAGCTTACAGGCAATATAGCTGCTGGCCTCTCCTCCAAAGCCCTGGTAAGCTAGTTTTGCTACTGCTTGGAGAGGAATCGCTGTGTGAGGTGATGACAATTTGGAGGTACTTGAGTCCTATGGACCTTCCTGCAAGCAAGACGAACATGGGCTCCTCCAACACTTTGTGCcggtgcttttttcccccactacCCCTGTGGCAAAGCTGCCTGCTCATGACGTTTTATCCCTGAGGCTGCAAAACTCCACTCCGCAGGCGCTGTGCTGAGACCTGCAGCCAGTTTAGAAGGCTGCAATCTATTTGTCAGTTCTTGTTAGCTACAGGCTGAGCTGCGAAGACTTACTGCAGGCCTAGAAATTCAAATATGCAAGTAAAAGAGAGGACCCTGGAGGATTTGCTATGCCTGTGCTTGTTGCCCAAGCAAGGAAGCTATTCCAGATGTATCCTGCACAGCTCTTCTGAAATCTGATCACCTTGTAGGAGCCTGGACTGATGCTGCTCTGAGGGCAGCATGTCAGCTCTGTCTTGGGATGGAGGTAGGGAGAAAGGAGACTTGCATAAAGATGATCAGACTCTTTTTACTCAAGCTTTCATCATGAAGAGGGGTTctccctggccagcagcagggaaaatgCGGTCGGCATTGGGGTGCATGGGGGGTGAGCACTCATCTTCTGAACGGGCGTCAGGAATGGGAGCAGGGTTCTTGGCATCCAAAATCTGTGCCCTTTATGATTTGCCTAATGCTCTGTTGTGAAACCAAGACGGAGCCAGGAGGAATGAGAAGCAAACCAGAAACCTGCTTCCAACTGGAGCTGGAGCTTTTGCTCAGTGATGCCTTCCCCGTCCTCTCCTGCTTGAGtgcgcaggcagcagcacgcTCCTTGCTTGCCTACCTCTGTTGGGTTTTGTATCCTGGTAACCTTACTCCTGTTAGGTGCAGAAAACTCTTCTGTAGTCTTTTGTGCTGCTGTAAGGGCTGTAGCTGTGGGAAGCATGAACAAAACTCACCCCCAGGTACAGTCCTCCTCTTGGGAAAAATCTTAGGTGCAGCTGTTTCCTAAAGTACATGTGTTCTTGATAATATTGTTTGTCTGACCTCTTTATCACTGGGTTCTGTGGGATTTCAAGTTGTTTCTACTTAACCTAATTTGACACAAAAGGAAAGTACTGATATAAAGCACTGGACTTGCATTAgtgtttgttttacaaattGGTAACTAGGATTTAAAAGGTGATTTGACTGATCACTTTGTGAATTAAATCTGGGCCACTTTTCCATGAAGGCAATTTTTGTTTCTATGTAAAAATAAAGGGATATGTTATATATTCCTCGGTAACGTGGTATGAGAACTAGAAAGGCATGGTTACTgggtgctgcttctgcaaacagtcttttattcctttccttctaGAGAAATGGTGATGTAGCTACTTTTGATTCAACAAAGTCCTTATCTGAAGAAAGAGGTAACAAATAAAATCCAGagcttaacatttttattatttaaagtaTAAATCAATTGAAACTATCTacataatataaaatacaacCAGTATTTATGGCCTGCTGAGACTGATTCCACCCCAACTTCTGTGTAGTGAAACATCCAGactataaaattaataaactttAGCCGTTCTTTGTTGGCATGGAGTTGGCAGTCTTCCGGTATAGTAGCATGATAGGTAATCCTTGTCTGTCACAGAAGGGCTCGTAATGAAGTTGCTATAGGCtttctaaatgtttttataGCCAAACTTCAGCAAATTTTGTCCATAGTGAGGAGGAGGTGAGATCAAACAGAATCAATAGCAAATCTGTAGATTGTGTTGCAACAACATTTCATCACTTCCATAACTTTATACTTGTGCCTGTTTGCAAATGCTGTGCTTTCTGGTCAAAAGTATTGTAGATGCAGACATGCTGTAATTTGTCACTTTTCTTTCAAGCTGAACTGTTCTGCGTTTGATTCCCACTCAAGCATGACAGAAGGGGTGGTTACTGGAGCCAGGATCCCTTTGAGCAAAGGCTGTGCCTTCACTTGTGTTTGTACAATGTAACAGCTAAGTAAATATGAAGCACAGCTAAGGCAAATGCTAACTTCTTGATCAAAGCTCTTTAAGTTCAAAAATACCAAAATCCAATTATGCATACAGTGTTTTCTTAGGTGACTGGTTATATGTTTCTCAGGTgactgcattaatttttttttctgttggtctGGGAATACAAAGGAATGCAAGAAAATACAATGTTGGTTTAGAGACAAAGCACTGGTGCTACAGAGAGCTGAGATAAAGGCAGCTGATCTGCATTGCTCTTACGTGCGCTGCTGTTGCATTGCAATGACTGTGGGTTTGGCCTTTACCTTCCGTGTTTGGTTTGATTTAATTATGTGACTTTCTGAAAGTTGGAGTCCCTGGAAGGTTACTGCCTTTTGTACCCTGGACATGTCTTTGAGGAGGGAAAGGGTGGCTTTTCATGCAGTTCTCACCATTTTGAGCTGATAATTCAGCCTCATTCTGCGTGAGTGTTAAAGTCCCGGTTGGGGCAGAAAGCCCCAAGtgctgtaaaatgaaattttacctCTTAAGGAGATTTGCTGTGGGCTCTGGGAGGGCACCTTTCCCAGCCTTACACTGACCCGCCCTGTGTTTTGGCTGCTCCCACCATGAAAAGGGCATTCCTGTCCCACAGGGTCTGGCAGGGGCTTGGCCTTCTCCACCCTTTGGCATCCGAGTGCATTGGGTGAGCTCCAACAGAGACACCCTGTTTGTGCTGTTTGGTCCCAGTGCTCCACAATAGTGGCATGGGCTCTTGCACACTGCAAGCAGCAAAATTCCCTACGAGGAGGTGTTTGGCTATTAAAACTCAACTATCAATCCCTAAACCCCATTAGCCCCCTGCCAGTCCCGCATGCAGAGCTCCCGAAACATCACCCTTGTGGCTCTGCACCATTCCCCTCCAAAACACCCTGATCCCACTCAGCCCTGCtggacccttccccagcccatcACCTCTCGCTCTCGCCTCCCaacaggctgctgccggccccGCAGTGCCCACGCGGGCTGCACGCGGAGACACGCCTGCGTatctgctgcagcactgcttgtCCTCGCCGCTGTTGTGGGCTTGGCAGTGGCGCTGGGACTCCTGCTGCGCACGCCAGGTTGGTATCCCAAGAGGCGTTATTTTTACGGTAAGGGAGTTAGAAAATTATGTTGTGTGAGAAGAGCCTTCGTGTCCATCACCGCGTGTAAGGTGGCACTTCCTACCACAGcctgagaggaaggaaaaggaccAGCAGGGtggtgcagggctgtgccagccTTGCACAGCCTGAGTCACCACCAGCTGTTCATCACCTCCAGTGTCCTGCCCCATAGAGCTGTGGTAACTCTGGGTGGCACAGTCATGCTTCACACTGCTGGTATAGTTTTCAGGCTCTGCCATGAACCTACCAGAGACTAATCCTGGCCCCTGGTTATTTCTAGAACAAGTGGATTTCGGAAGTCTCCATTTCTTGCTCTTGTTCTGTTCCTCGCtccatgaaaaataaagtatttcttgCTGTCCTTTCAGTGAATCGCTTCTGTGCAGCCTCCAATAACCAGACGGGCTTCTTGTGTGACGACAGAGCGACTTGCATCCTGGCCAGCCAGGTCTGTGACAGGGTCAGCAACTGCAGGAACGGAGAGGATGAGCAGGAGAAATTCTGTGGTGAGCAGTTTTGTTGTGACCATCCTCCTGTCTTCCTGTTGGTCTTCCTGTTGTGAGACAGAGCAACTGGTGTCCCTCTAATCCTGCTCTGTGCTTCTGGCTGTGTACGTGAGCAGATAAGCCTGGTAGATCCATTGTAGGGCAGATGCTAAGAGATGGTACTGCCCAAAACCCAGCGGCAGTGCCAGTAATCAAAGACTCCAAGCTCTTCTGATCTTcctagtttgttttttttttttttttaaaccataatGCAGTTTTCCTCCATCTGTTAAGCTGTATGCCTATGTGGTTAATTTATTGACCAGTTACCCTGGAAAAAAACTTACTAAAGCAGAAGTGTGGGGCACCCAGACTCCGCTTCTGGCTCAGCCATGAGCACCCTTCCCCTCTTCGACCACAGCTTCCCATCTGCGGTGTTGTTTGTGCCCTGACACCACACAGAGAAGGACCAACCGAACCCCCCATGATAGCAGCCTTTGGTAGCTGCCATCCCCATTTTAGCCCGTGTGTCTGCGCCCAGTGGAGTTGAGCATGTGTCCTGTGTGACCGCCTTTGCAGGTGACTTGCCCCGCAGCCTTCCGGGATACCTGGTCTTCCGCTGCAGTAACCCCGCATACTGGGTCTACGCCGATCAGAGGTGTAACGGGATGAACGACTGCGGAGACTGCTCTGATGAGATGGGGAGCTGTAAGTCTCTCTTCTGGCTACTGTTGGGCAAAAGGTCTTTCCTGCTGATGGATTGAAATAGGTTGTACACCTGTTTCACCACACCACACCTGTGGTGCTCACTGATGCTGCTGGAAGTGCCTAGAGGCTGGCATCCACTGCTAAAGCACAACATAGCTGGAATAGGACCTAAGTATGAACCATGCAGACTCCATCCCATCAGCTGCCAAGGGCTCTGTGTCAAAGCCTGGTGGCAACTGAGAGGGGAAAGACTCCTTGCTTTGCTCCCAGCCCCAAAAGTTGCTCCTCCTCTGTGGCTTGCTGAGTGTGGAGCAGTTTCATTGTGATGCGTAGCTATAGGCAGCAGTGATCATTCAAACTGTCCTTTGGTTGTTGGTCAGGAGGTGGGTACACCTCTGAGCCAGGGAGACCTGAGTGTGCATCAGCAGCTCCAAAGCCATCTAGATCCTTCTCTTGCTAAAATGAGCAGCAGGTTTGTTCCTAACTCACCCCCATGGTTTTAAACCTTAGGCAAGATCTGCCTGTATCAGCAGCTTTCTCTAGAGTAgcttgctaaaaaaaataaattacatctAGTTGTTCCTCCCAGGATGACACAACTGCCACGAGGGTCATTGCAATGTCGCACTCCCTGGTTGTCTCCCACAGGTAGCATCAAGCGAGTGTCCTCTTTGGTGGGTTCACAGACTCAGGGTTATCACCAGTGGCTTTTCAGTAGCTTCCAGGGATGAAAGGGTAGCTACCTGCATaagaaaagagggaagaggTAACTGCAGCAGAAGTATTTCTGTTCCCTGTTTTCCATCCCTCCCAGCGGCTGCCTGCCCCCCGTGTGGGTCGGAGTGGTGGAGATGCAGCCCTGTGCTCTACGAGTACTGCTCCTGCGTCCCCAGgaggctgtgccgggacggCATCCAGCACTGCCTCAGCTGGTCCGATGAATATATCTGCAGACCATGAAATCTTGGCACCCAGCAGCACTGGAGACCACAGGGTGCTTCGTGCACTGTCACCTCTGAACCTCGGTGTCCTCCCTCTCTGCCACCTGCTTGGGAAGCTCCAGCCCAAGCAAGCCCTCACCAGCCGTGCTCTGACCAGTGTGCAGTGACACTGAACAGGGATGAAGTGCTGTGCTTCTAGCCTACGGCAGCCCATGCTGCAGGCTAGACACTGGCTGTCGGACACCTTCACAGGTTCTGTTGTGTGAAGGCGAGTCATTTCTACATGGGCCGATCACTGTCTTGCAGCGCTGCTGCGATTGCTCGATGGGTTGTGTGCAGGCTGGAGACCGTTTGCCAGCTGCTGCCAACATGGATACCTGTGTCTggccagccctggcaaggggTTTCTCCTGTATGGACACGCTGGTGCCTTTGCATGCAGCCAGATGAAGGTACATTGAAGACTACCCTGAAGAGCAGGAGCTGAATGAGGTGATCCTTTCTAGCCCTTGGGTTAGCGTTTCCCTCCGACAAGTCTTTGTGCTCCTGATCTTCATGGGCAGGAGGAGAAGCCTGCAATTGTGTTCAGAGCATGTCTGCAGAtagtttcagcagcagctttgaagGCTCTGTGCTGATGCTTCTAGGATGCTTCCTCAGGAACCCGTCGCTGAGGGTGAcatgctggggagctgctgcgcAGGCCACCCCCTATGCTCTTCTCAAACCATGAAGGCCAACATGGAGAGCATAATGACAAGGAAAACTGAAGTGGAGAGTGAAAGGTTTCAGGGTCTGTGAGGATAAATCACCATGTCCCTGTGGCCATATAGCTGTCCCCgcagagcaggggcagggatCCATTGTGTATATGAAATGTACTTCTCTCAGGGCTGTGCAgttctggagcagcagctcagcaggtTGAGAACAGCCGTGGAGCTGGGATGAGTTTGCACTGAAGTTggcaaggaaaggagagaaaaatgttgcAGCCTcggagcagagagcagcagaaaacCAAGTGCCACAGCTGCTCCCAGGGTGGTGTGGGATGACATGGGATCTGTTCGTTGCTCATTCCGTTCCTCTGCCAGCAGGGCAGGATCAGTCAGCCAAACCTTCAAAGCAGTCCCCAGGGTATAGGTACAGATGTGCCACTGAAATTTAAGAAAGATGTGGTCTTTCTCTGCTCCTTTGAAAAATCTCATCTGTGCCTAAAACATCGTCTCTGAGAAAAACCCATGTTTATGATGAGTGCCCTTACTTTTCTAGGCCCAAAATAAGCATCAGGCAATACTCTTCCCACCGTCATCCCAGGTcatatatctttaaaaataaaaccctgttCACTAATTTCCTCTCTGTCCTGTGATCTGCAACTCGGCATGTCATCATGACTTGTATCTACGGTGAATGTTTCTTCTATTCTGGAGCTGGGATGCAGCTGTAGATCTAagagatcttttaaaaatagctttactGTATTCTGACTCATGCTTCACCTGGGATGAGACAGCAAAACTCTGCATAACAAAACTGGTACTACGGGAAACTTTTAAAGCCACATTTAATAACCTGTCCTTCTCCATGCCTGGCTAAGATGTATGGCTTGCTTTCTCCATGCCTGTAAAATGTTATTGCAGTgcatgcagtgctgcagcttgGAAAAGAGGTTATGAGTTTTCTAGGTAAACATTTCTCACTTGCAAGCTTCCAGCCTCAATCAAAGCCTGAACAGACGCACACTTTTACTGGAGGGTCACAGAGATCTAACGCTACAACAAGGCTGGTTGTTGTAACCAGGGTTGGTAAATAAAGCCCGGTTTACTGTAGTTGCTGTTGTTCCTCTTGTTACCCCAGAGTCTGTTCTGGGGCAATCAATGAGGAAGTCTTGCAACATTTCTTAAGACGAGCTCGAGGAGGGGTAATTCAGAGGCAGTGCTACCAGGCAGCCTCTCTTTCCTGAGGAAGAAGAGTTTCTTTCTGATTCAGATGGGTTTTGGCCACGGACTGTTTGCCTGTTCCTTGGCTTTGAAGTGGGAAGATGCGCAAGCTCTCTGCCTTGGGAGGGTGCAGGTGGGCTACAATTGCTGCATCCTTCTATGGGGCTGCAGTCAGAAATgtgggagagaaagggaagaataattttatcCCTCATGACGGGAACTATAAACAGATAACAGAATGACTGTAAGGATTGAACTAATCAGctgttaaaagaaatacagaaacccTCATGCTCAGCATAGGACCCAGCCAATATGATTGGTAAAAAACCAGAATTCGCTCTGTGTCAAAGATACTGGGACAGCCATCACTTTCTTGGAGCTTCTGATGTTTGCTGTGGTTGGGAAGAGAATGGTGGTCAGGCTGACCCATATGGCAACAGCTGTATTCTCTCAGGCCAATGCCTGTCAATCATTGCCACAGCTCATCTCTGCCTAGTTAGAAGATGCTCCTGAGGATGAAGAGGAAAGGGTCTGGGTGTACAATGTGTGAACATGGGGAGTTGGACATTTGTGCTTGCTGTATAGGAAGGCTGCTTCTCCACTGCAGCAAAGGTCAGGTGGTGGCTTGCCTTGGCTGGATGGGGACAATGGTAGGATCTGGGAATTCTTATTTTATTGTGAGACATGATAAAGAAGGCAAATGCCTGGCTTAAGGCAGGAAAGATTCTTGTGCCGCCTTCTCTCCCCTTCAGCAGTAGGGTGAGGAAACAGAGGCAGGCTTAGGGGGCATGGAGGATATCCCTGACTGGAAAGAGGAAGCCAAACACACTCCCCTCTCTTAAGAAATTTTATAATTCAGCTGAATGACAAAGAAATGGGGTCAGGAATATGATTTCTGCATCCACAAAACCAGTAAAGGTTTACTGATGTCAGAGTAGCTGGCCCACCTGGTACGGGCAGGGTAgagccccagggctgctctctgGCTGATGTCCCTGTATCAGTTCCCAGGGAGTGCTCCTGGGATGCCAGAGCTCTGATTAATGGCCGGGTTAGGAGAGAGGAACCGGGACTCATCCTGCTCTGGATTTACACCTGTGAGAAGACTAGCCAAGAGAGATATGTGAAGCAGCAGGTCCACAGGCAGCAAGACTCAGAAACCAGCCTGGAAACAGCCAGGGGTGCAGCAGGCAGTTTAAGTGGGCACCTTGCTGAGCTGATCTATTTCAGGGTGAGTCTCCtcctgtaattttctttcttactgcCTTGTTCCTGGTCAGCGGAGGCTGTGTGCCTTACAGAGAGCAATAACCAGAGATTAGTGGGTTGAGGACATAGTCGTAAGTGTGTCTTTATCTTCCTAGGATAAAATTTACACAGTGgtgtgtttaaaaaaggaagtctGCTGATAACCAAGAAACCTAAGAAAAGGAGTAATTGCACCCAGGGATGGAGAGTGTAAGAAACACAGTGCTCTAAAACACctcttctgaaaaggaaagctgTACTGTATTATTTTCCAACAAGCCTGTGACCTGGGCAGACCGTTCCTGTCAAATCATGATGCGCTTATTTTCTGGCTCAAGGCATCAGTTCCCAGCTGCTTTAGTGATGTGAAATGGAGTACACGATTCTCGGAGACATGCATATCTCTCTGGTCAGATTAGCAGCTCTCCACAGTGGTGGAAGGGCTAGCAAAAGAAATCCATGGTGGCTGTTGAACCAGAAGCCAGC is part of the Phalacrocorax aristotelis chromosome 6, bGulAri2.1, whole genome shotgun sequence genome and encodes:
- the LDLRAD1 gene encoding low-density lipoprotein receptor class A domain-containing protein 1 is translated as MQSSRNITLVALHHSPPKHPDPTQPCWTLPQPITSRSRLPTGCCRPRSAHAGCTRRHACVSAAALLVLAAVVGLAVALGLLLRTPVNRFCAASNNQTGFLCDDRATCILASQVCDRVSNCRNGEDEQEKFCGDLPRSLPGYLVFRCSNPAYWVYADQRCNGMNDCGDCSDEMGSSAACPPCGSEWWRCSPVLYEYCSCVPRRLCRDGIQHCLSWSDEYICRP